A stretch of Aedes aegypti strain LVP_AGWG chromosome 2, AaegL5.0 Primary Assembly, whole genome shotgun sequence DNA encodes these proteins:
- the LOC5568102 gene encoding uncharacterized protein LOC5568102, giving the protein MSDKDSMEPPPEEGIEIEPMDEFDCLELEKTIINEWGMQRSSLNRMIYCGITTRCLELIQDAEVNELFNDPRMLGQKIVFKHRVKELQTNVLLQQVGSRKRRHCSSEMSFNNKLDDNPPNAPAMILSDSMPQQPKKIKLEDEDDPLLTDASLLEPEQSLEASDQAIRLHDHLPAIQNGTLVKPTTANALAGNLPIRISAEGLRQLLQASRQGQWVLSYYGTYHSMNRKIQAALTHCIVEQFLVYNIMFSHRLMRHYAHIITQLFPTECAEVYYKPAQTLGWKRTCASGKLMDRWANQRMRHKDRYPQQRPRILDDTSDQRTFAEMSLVIGQHLIGGL; this is encoded by the exons ATGAGTGACAAAGATTCGATGGAACCGCCACCGGAAGAAGGCATCGAAATCGAACCCATGGACGAGTTCGACTGTCTGGAGCTGGAGAAGACAATCATCAACGAGTGGGGAATGCAAAGAAGTTCATTGAACAGGATGATTT ACTGCGGCATCACGACTCGCTGTCTGGAGCTGATTCAAGACGCCGAGGTAAACGAACTGTTCAACGACCCGCGGATGCTGGGACAGAAAATCGTTTTCAAGCACCGTGTAAAAGAACTGCAAACCAATGTCCTACTACAGCAAGTGGGTTCCCGCAAGCGGCGCCACTGCTCATCGGAAATGAGCTTCAACAACAAACTCGATGACAATCCGCCCAACGCACCGGCGATGATCCTCTCCGACTCGATGCCTCAGCAACCGAAGAAGATCAAACTGGAAGACGAAGACGATCCACTGCTCACGGACGCATCTCTCCTCGAACCGGAGCAGTCCCTGGAGGCCTCGGATCAAGCCATCCGTCTGCATGACCACCTCCCAGCGATCCAGAACGGAACGCTGGTCAAACCCACCACGGCCAACGCCCTGGCCGGAAACCTCCCCATTCGCATTTCAGCCGAAGGGCTTCGACAGCTGCTGCAAGCCAGTCGCCAAGGTCAGTGGGTCCTGTCCTACTACGGCACGTACCACTCGATGAACCGGAAGATTCAGGCTGCCCTCACTCACTGTATCGTGGAGCAGTTCCTGGTGTACAACATCATGTTCTCGCACCGGTTGATGCGACACTACGCCCACATCATCACCCAGCTCTTCCCTACGGAATGTGCCGAGGTGTACTACAAGCCGGCCCAAACCCTGGGCTGGAAGCGGACTTGTGCGTCCGGGAAGTTGATGGACCGCTGGGCTAACCAGAGGATGCGCCATAAGGATCGCTATCCGCAGCAGCGGCCGAGGATCTTGGATGATACTTCCGACCAGAGGACGTTTGCCGAGATGTCCCTGGTGATAGGGCAACACCTCATCGGTGGACTGTGA